The Pantoea nemavictus genome includes a region encoding these proteins:
- the metB gene encoding cystathionine gamma-synthase, whose protein sequence is MTRKQATIAVRSGLNDDEQYGCVVPPIHLSSTYNFLDFNEPRAHDYSRRGNPTRDVVQRALAELEGGAGAVLTNTGMSAIHLVTTVFLKPGDLLVAPHDCYGGSYRLFDSLSKRGAYRVKFVDQGDKAALAAALAEKPKLVLVESPSNPLLRVVDIASICAAAREAGAISVVDNTFLSPALQNPLALGADLVVHSCTKYLNGHSDVVAGAVISKDAEMASEMAWWANNIGVTGAAFDSYLLLRGLRTLSPRIAAAQRNALAIVDYLKQQPLVKKLYHPSLPENAGHEFAVRQQRGFGAMLSFEIDADEARLRRFLKALQLFTLAESLGGVESLISHTATMTHAGMSAEARAAAGISDTLLRISVGIEDHEDLIADLDNAFRIAAEG, encoded by the coding sequence ATGACGCGCAAACAGGCAACCATCGCAGTACGCAGCGGTTTGAATGATGACGAGCAATATGGCTGCGTTGTCCCACCGATTCATCTCTCCAGCACCTATAACTTTCTCGACTTCAACGAGCCGCGTGCGCACGACTATTCACGTCGCGGCAACCCAACGCGTGATGTGGTTCAGCGCGCACTGGCGGAGTTAGAAGGGGGTGCAGGCGCGGTATTAACCAATACCGGCATGTCAGCGATTCATCTGGTGACCACTGTGTTCCTGAAGCCGGGCGATTTGCTGGTGGCACCGCACGATTGCTACGGCGGCAGCTATCGCCTGTTCGATAGCCTGAGCAAGCGCGGTGCCTATCGCGTGAAGTTTGTCGATCAGGGCGATAAAGCCGCGTTGGCTGCTGCATTAGCTGAAAAGCCAAAGCTGGTGCTGGTCGAAAGCCCAAGTAATCCGCTGCTGCGCGTGGTTGATATCGCCAGCATTTGTGCTGCCGCGCGCGAAGCCGGCGCAATCAGCGTGGTGGACAACACCTTCCTCAGCCCGGCGTTGCAAAACCCGCTGGCGCTAGGCGCCGATCTGGTTGTTCACTCCTGCACCAAATACCTGAACGGCCACTCTGATGTGGTGGCGGGTGCGGTGATCTCGAAAGATGCGGAGATGGCCAGCGAAATGGCGTGGTGGGCGAATAATATTGGTGTAACCGGCGCAGCGTTTGATAGCTACCTGCTGCTGCGCGGTTTACGCACGCTGTCACCGCGCATCGCGGCAGCGCAACGTAATGCATTGGCGATAGTTGATTACCTGAAGCAACAACCGCTGGTGAAAAAACTGTATCATCCGTCTCTGCCGGAAAATGCCGGACATGAGTTTGCGGTACGTCAGCAGCGCGGTTTTGGCGCGATGTTGAGTTTCGAAATCGATGCCGATGAGGCTCGTCTGCGCCGCTTCCTGAAAGCGCTGCAGCTGTTTACGCTGGCTGAATCACTCGGCGGCGTAGAGAGTTTGATTTCGCATACCGCGACCATGACGCATGCGGGCATGTCTGCAGAAGCACGCGCGGCAGCGGGAATTTCTGACACACTGCTGCGTATTTCTGTTGGGATTGAAGATCACGAAGATTTAATCGCCGATCTGGATAATGCATTCCGGATCGCAGCCGAGGGGTAA
- the metJ gene encoding met regulon transcriptional regulator MetJ yields the protein MAEWNGEYISPYAEHGKKSEQVKKITVSIPLKVLKILTDERTRRQVNNLRHATNSELLCEAFLHAFTGQPLPNDVDLRKERSDEIPEEAKQIMREMGIDPDSWEY from the coding sequence ATGGCTGAATGGAACGGCGAATATATCAGCCCTTACGCTGAACATGGCAAGAAGAGCGAGCAGGTCAAGAAAATCACAGTTTCTATCCCGCTGAAAGTGCTGAAGATTTTAACTGACGAGCGCACCCGCCGTCAGGTGAATAACCTGCGTCACGCCACCAACAGCGAACTGCTGTGTGAAGCCTTTTTGCATGCTTTCACCGGGCAGCCTCTGCCGAACGATGTCGATCTGCGTAAAGAGCGCAGCGATGAGATTCCGGAAGAAGCGAAACAGATTATGCGCGAGATGGGCATCGATCCCGATAGCTGGGAATACTGA
- the rpmE gene encoding 50S ribosomal protein L31 — protein MKQGIHPKYEAVTMTCSCGNVINTRSTMASGLNLDVCGKCHPFYTGKQRIADTGGRVDRFNKRFSVPASKK, from the coding sequence ATGAAACAAGGTATTCACCCTAAGTACGAAGCAGTAACCATGACTTGCTCTTGCGGTAACGTGATCAACACCCGTTCAACCATGGCTTCTGGTCTGAACCTGGACGTGTGCGGCAAATGCCACCCGTTCTACACTGGTAAGCAGCGTATTGCTGACACCGGTGGCCGTGTAGATCGCTTCAACAAGCGTTTCAGCGTGCCAGCAAGCAAGAAATAA
- the priA gene encoding primosomal protein N', with product MPVVQVALPVPLPRLFDYLLPADAPQPVAGARVNVPFGNRKMIGIVVGTRETSDLPLAQLKQIESVLDDRSLFSPALWRILHWAANYYHSPLGEVLSHALPVLLRQGKPAQEAPLWQWVINDAGREVAMESLKRAPKQQQALAMLRQRPLYRHQVSEYDFTDAALQALRAKGLCDLREHAPQMHDWRTHFAVKGDRLRLNTDQAMAVGAMRSEDDHYAPWLLAGITGSGKTEVYLSVLENVLARGKQVLVLVPEIGLTPQTIARFRERFDAPIDVLHSALNDSERLAVWLRARSGETAIVIGTRSALFTPLARPGVIIIDEEHDSSYKQQEGWRYQARDLAVFRAHEEDIPIVMGSATPALETLHNVRVGKYRQLNLTKRAGNAKPALQQLIDLKGQQLKGGLAPALLGKMRQHLQADNQVLLFLNRRGFSPALMCHDCGWLAECQRCDSYYTLHQNHRQLRCHHCDSQRPLPNQCPDCGSTHLMPVGVGTEQLEQQLGTLFPGVPVSRIDRDTTSRKGALEQHLADVHRGGARILVGTQMLAKGHHFPDVTLVSLLDVDGALFSADFRAAERFAQLYTQVAGRAGRAGKQGEVLLQTHHPEHPLLQTLLHRGYFAFADQTLLERQSVQLPPWTSHALFRAEDMDNQQAAEFLTQLRNLLEASPLKDEAMWLMGPVPALAPKRSGRWRWQLLLQHPSRKRLQQLLSGSLPLIVTLPAARKVKWTLDIDPTES from the coding sequence ATGCCCGTTGTTCAGGTTGCCCTGCCCGTTCCGCTACCTCGTCTGTTTGACTATCTGCTGCCAGCCGATGCGCCGCAGCCGGTGGCGGGTGCGCGCGTGAATGTGCCGTTCGGCAATCGCAAAATGATTGGCATCGTCGTCGGCACGCGTGAGACCAGCGATCTGCCGCTGGCCCAGCTCAAGCAGATTGAAAGCGTGCTCGACGATCGCAGCCTGTTCTCGCCCGCGTTGTGGCGCATCCTGCATTGGGCCGCGAATTATTATCACTCACCGCTCGGCGAGGTGCTCAGCCATGCGCTGCCGGTGCTGCTGCGCCAGGGCAAGCCGGCCCAGGAGGCACCGCTGTGGCAATGGGTGATCAATGATGCTGGCCGGGAAGTGGCGATGGAGAGCCTGAAGCGCGCGCCGAAACAGCAGCAGGCGCTGGCGATGCTGCGTCAACGGCCGCTGTATCGTCATCAGGTCAGTGAATACGATTTTACCGATGCGGCGCTGCAGGCTTTGCGTGCAAAAGGTTTGTGCGATCTACGCGAACACGCGCCGCAGATGCACGACTGGCGCACCCACTTTGCGGTTAAAGGCGATCGCCTGCGCCTGAATACCGATCAGGCGATGGCGGTAGGCGCGATGCGCAGCGAAGACGATCACTACGCGCCGTGGCTGCTGGCCGGCATTACCGGTTCAGGTAAAACTGAGGTGTATCTCAGCGTGCTGGAAAACGTGCTGGCGCGCGGCAAGCAGGTGCTGGTGCTGGTGCCGGAAATCGGCCTGACGCCGCAAACCATCGCCCGCTTCCGCGAACGCTTTGACGCTCCGATTGATGTGCTGCACTCCGCGCTGAATGACAGCGAACGCCTTGCCGTGTGGCTGCGCGCGCGCAGTGGTGAAACCGCGATTGTCATCGGGACACGTTCAGCACTGTTCACACCGCTAGCGCGTCCGGGCGTGATCATCATTGATGAAGAGCATGACAGCTCGTACAAGCAGCAGGAAGGCTGGCGCTATCAGGCGCGCGATCTGGCGGTGTTTCGCGCGCATGAGGAAGATATTCCGATTGTGATGGGCTCGGCCACGCCGGCGCTGGAAACCTTGCACAATGTGCGCGTCGGCAAATATCGCCAGCTCAATCTCACCAAACGCGCAGGTAATGCCAAACCGGCATTACAGCAGCTGATTGATCTGAAAGGTCAGCAGCTGAAAGGGGGATTGGCACCCGCGCTGCTCGGCAAAATGCGCCAGCATCTGCAGGCCGATAATCAGGTGTTGCTGTTCCTTAACCGCCGCGGTTTCTCACCGGCGCTGATGTGTCACGATTGCGGCTGGCTGGCAGAATGTCAGCGCTGCGACAGCTACTACACGCTGCATCAGAATCATCGCCAGCTGCGCTGCCACCATTGTGACAGCCAGCGCCCGCTGCCAAATCAGTGTCCCGACTGCGGCTCAACGCATTTAATGCCGGTCGGCGTGGGTACCGAACAGCTGGAGCAGCAGCTCGGTACGCTGTTTCCTGGCGTGCCGGTGTCGCGTATCGATCGTGATACCACCAGCCGCAAAGGTGCGCTGGAGCAGCATCTGGCCGATGTGCATCGCGGCGGCGCACGCATTCTGGTGGGCACGCAAATGCTGGCGAAAGGCCATCACTTCCCGGATGTTACGCTGGTGTCGCTGCTGGATGTCGATGGCGCGCTGTTCTCCGCCGATTTTCGCGCCGCCGAGCGTTTTGCGCAGCTGTATACCCAGGTTGCGGGTCGCGCGGGTCGCGCCGGAAAACAGGGCGAAGTGTTGCTGCAAACCCACCATCCCGAACATCCGTTGCTGCAAACCTTGCTGCATCGCGGCTATTTCGCCTTTGCCGATCAAACCCTGCTGGAGCGTCAATCGGTACAACTGCCGCCGTGGACCAGCCATGCGCTGTTCCGCGCCGAAGATATGGATAACCAGCAGGCAGCGGAATTCCTCACTCAACTGCGCAATTTGCTGGAAGCCAGCCCGTTAAAAGATGAGGCGATGTGGCTGATGGGGCCGGTTCCGGCGTTGGCACCGAAACGCAGTGGACGCTGGCGCTGGCAACTGCTGTTGCAGCATCCGTCACGTAAGCGTTTGCAACAGCTGCTGAGCGGATCGCTGCCACTGATCGTAACCTTACCCGCCGCACGTAAAGTGAAGTGGACGCTGGATATCGACCCCACCGAGAGTTAA
- the cytR gene encoding DNA-binding transcriptional regulator CytR, with protein MDQKQPSTAATMKDVAEKAGVSTATVSRALMNPEKVSAATRLKVEKAVLAVGYAPHGLARNAKRGETQTILVIVPDICDPFFSEIIRGVEVTAAHEGYLVLIGDCAHQNKQEKTFLNLMLTRQIDGMVLLGSQLPFDAGIEDQRNLPPMVMGNEFAPEMALPTVHIDNLTAAFEAVNHLLQLGHRQIACITGPEHIPLSQYRLQGYIQALRRSSIAIDPTMIVHGDFTFEAGANALKQLMSLPQPPKAIFCHSDLMALGAMNQARKLGMRIPQDLSVVGFDDIELAQYYDPPLTTVAQPRFAIGREAMLLLLDELQGKRVNNGSRLLDAELRVRGSTAPAAKREK; from the coding sequence TTGGACCAGAAGCAACCCTCAACCGCTGCCACCATGAAAGATGTGGCCGAGAAAGCCGGCGTTTCAACCGCCACGGTTTCACGTGCGTTGATGAATCCAGAAAAAGTCTCGGCCGCCACCCGTCTCAAAGTCGAAAAAGCGGTGCTGGCCGTGGGGTATGCGCCGCACGGTTTGGCGCGCAATGCCAAACGGGGTGAAACACAAACCATTCTGGTGATTGTGCCGGATATCTGCGATCCCTTCTTCAGTGAGATTATTCGCGGCGTGGAAGTTACCGCTGCGCATGAAGGTTATCTGGTATTGATTGGCGACTGCGCGCATCAGAATAAACAGGAGAAAACCTTCCTGAATTTAATGCTGACGCGGCAGATCGACGGCATGGTGCTGTTGGGTTCGCAGCTGCCGTTTGACGCCGGAATTGAAGATCAGCGCAACCTGCCGCCAATGGTAATGGGTAACGAATTTGCGCCAGAGATGGCGTTGCCAACGGTCCATATCGATAACCTGACGGCGGCATTTGAAGCGGTGAATCATCTGCTGCAGCTCGGCCATCGCCAAATTGCCTGCATCACCGGGCCAGAGCATATTCCGCTGAGCCAGTATCGGTTGCAGGGCTACATTCAGGCGCTGCGCCGCAGCAGTATCGCCATCGATCCGACCATGATTGTGCACGGCGACTTCACCTTTGAAGCCGGTGCCAATGCGCTTAAGCAGTTGATGAGTTTACCGCAGCCGCCGAAAGCGATTTTTTGCCATAGCGATCTGATGGCGCTGGGTGCCATGAATCAGGCGCGTAAACTTGGCATGCGGATTCCGCAGGATCTGTCGGTAGTGGGGTTCGATGATATCGAGCTGGCGCAATACTACGATCCGCCGCTGACCACCGTGGCGCAGCCGCGCTTTGCGATTGGTCGTGAAGCCATGCTGTTATTACTTGATGAGCTGCAGGGCAAACGCGTGAATAACGGTTCGCGCCTGCTGGATGCGGAATTGCGCGTGCGCGGCAGCACGGCACCGGCAGCAAAACGTGAAAAATAA
- the ftsN gene encoding cell division protein FtsN — MAQKDYVGRGRSTGTRRKKPASRSKKSKGGSGTSKLMMVLAAAVLVTFAGGLWFISHHKKEEIEVIPNHKANGNGLPPKPEERWKYIKELENRQITVPSPTEPSAGGVQSQTQLTDEQRQLLEQMQADMRQQPTQLNEVPWNEQTPAQRQQTLQRQQVQQQQQVQQQQQQQLQRQQQLQRQQQQQQQQAARQQQQQQAAPITREPTQQTKPQETAKAKAEEKASSQRWMVQCGSFKGTDQAESVRAGLAFEGFESRITTGGGWNRVVIGPFKDRSSADSTVKRLHSSGHGSCIPLALP, encoded by the coding sequence GTGGCACAGAAAGATTATGTAGGCCGCGGGCGTTCAACAGGGACGCGTCGCAAAAAACCCGCCAGCCGCAGCAAGAAAAGCAAAGGCGGCTCAGGCACTTCAAAGCTCATGATGGTACTGGCCGCGGCCGTGCTGGTCACCTTTGCCGGTGGTTTATGGTTCATCTCGCATCATAAGAAAGAAGAGATTGAAGTCATTCCCAATCACAAAGCTAACGGTAACGGCTTGCCGCCGAAGCCGGAAGAGCGCTGGAAGTACATCAAAGAGCTGGAAAATCGCCAGATTACCGTTCCGTCGCCGACTGAGCCTTCAGCGGGTGGCGTGCAATCACAAACCCAGTTGACCGATGAACAGCGCCAGCTGCTGGAGCAGATGCAGGCCGATATGCGCCAGCAGCCTACGCAGCTGAACGAAGTGCCGTGGAACGAACAAACCCCGGCGCAGCGCCAGCAGACGCTGCAGCGTCAGCAGGTGCAGCAACAGCAGCAGGTACAACAGCAACAGCAGCAACAGTTGCAACGTCAGCAGCAGCTGCAGCGCCAGCAACAGCAACAGCAACAACAGGCCGCGCGTCAGCAGCAGCAGCAGCAGGCTGCGCCGATCACGCGCGAGCCTACGCAGCAGACTAAGCCGCAGGAAACCGCCAAAGCGAAAGCGGAAGAGAAAGCCTCTTCGCAGCGCTGGATGGTGCAGTGTGGTTCGTTCAAAGGCACCGATCAGGCGGAATCCGTGCGCGCCGGTCTGGCATTTGAAGGATTTGAGAGCCGTATTACGACCGGCGGTGGCTGGAATCGCGTGGTGATCGGGCCGTTCAAAGATCGCAGCAGCGCAGACAGCACGGTAAAACGCTTACACAGCTCCGGCCACGGAAGCTGTATTCCCCTCGCCTTACCTTAA